A single region of the Thermotoga profunda AZM34c06 genome encodes:
- a CDS encoding metallophosphoesterase family protein gives MLLAFISDIHANLEALETVMNDIKRRNVDRIYCLGDLVGYGPDPEETVKKLIDIPTVAGNYDDGVGYSRSSCGCQYNPGRETEVGEISINWTVQNTSEEVKSHLRSLKHRMEFEVEGVNFLLVHGSPLNELFEYVTPEIDQERLKKFIEKTTADVIINGHTHLPMVKCVNGKLIMNAGSVGRPKDGDPRSCYLLVEVKKGVLSYEFVRIAYDVKKTCEKIAQVGLPAELAVVISLGCTYDMGKSKIMRNFFVV, from the coding sequence ATGCTCCTGGCTTTTATTTCAGATATTCACGCAAATCTTGAGGCACTTGAAACTGTGATGAACGACATCAAAAGGAGAAATGTCGATAGAATCTATTGTCTTGGAGACCTTGTAGGTTATGGTCCAGATCCCGAAGAAACTGTCAAAAAATTGATCGATATCCCCACTGTTGCCGGAAACTACGACGACGGCGTCGGTTATTCAAGATCCAGCTGCGGATGTCAATACAACCCCGGTAGAGAAACAGAAGTTGGTGAAATCTCAATCAATTGGACCGTTCAAAATACTTCGGAAGAGGTTAAATCTCATCTTCGTTCACTGAAACACAGAATGGAGTTCGAAGTTGAGGGTGTGAATTTTCTTTTAGTACATGGAAGCCCCTTGAATGAATTGTTCGAATATGTTACTCCAGAAATCGATCAAGAAAGACTCAAAAAGTTCATTGAAAAAACCACAGCCGATGTAATAATCAACGGTCACACGCACTTGCCAATGGTCAAATGCGTGAATGGTAAATTGATAATGAATGCCGGAAGTGTTGGAAGACCAAAAGACGGCGATCCAAGATCGTGTTATCTCCTTGTCGAAGTCAAAAAAGGAGTTCTCTCGTACGAATTTGTAAGAATTGCTTATGATGTGAAAAAAACCTGTGAAAAAATAGCACAAGTAGGCTTACCGGCAGAACTTGCTGTTGTCATATCCTTAGGTTGTACCTACGATATGGGCAAAAGTAAGATAATGAGGAATTTCTTCGTAGTATGA
- the rsmG gene encoding 16S rRNA (guanine(527)-N(7))-methyltransferase RsmG yields the protein MNKIHQILQEYGLKIESEKEEKLSKYIDLLIKAPLNLTSIRDYQEAIHKHIVDVLLPLDSVEGEVLDVGTGGGIPGIVYAIVFPVKVTLVESIKKKVVWLEQTIVELGLGNVKVICSRAEELGIEMRERFDIVTARAVAELRVLVEFCAPFCKVGGKLFFYKGPKWKDEYNNAQNAIKILGLETEKIIEYSLKTGEERALLRFRKIKKTGEIFPRKTSMILKKPL from the coding sequence ATGAATAAGATACATCAAATTCTTCAAGAGTATGGATTAAAAATAGAGAGTGAAAAAGAAGAAAAACTATCAAAATATATCGATCTGTTGATAAAAGCACCCTTGAATTTAACATCTATTAGAGATTATCAAGAGGCAATCCACAAACACATTGTCGATGTATTACTACCTTTGGATTCCGTTGAGGGAGAAGTTTTAGACGTTGGTACAGGAGGAGGAATACCAGGTATTGTTTATGCAATAGTCTTTCCAGTGAAGGTCACGTTGGTTGAGTCGATCAAGAAAAAGGTTGTTTGGCTGGAACAAACAATTGTCGAACTCGGTCTTGGTAACGTGAAAGTCATTTGCTCAAGAGCAGAGGAACTTGGCATTGAAATGAGAGAGAGGTTTGATATAGTAACAGCAAGGGCTGTGGCGGAACTCAGGGTTCTTGTTGAGTTTTGCGCTCCATTTTGCAAAGTCGGAGGCAAATTATTTTTTTACAAAGGCCCCAAGTGGAAGGATGAATACAACAATGCACAAAACGCAATCAAAATACTTGGACTTGAGACAGAAAAGATTATTGAGTATTCACTCAAAACAGGTGAAGAAAGAGCATTATTGAGATTTCGTAAAATAAAGAAAACCGGAGAAATCTTTCCAAGAAAAACCTCGATGATACTGAAAAAGCCACTATGA
- a CDS encoding lipoate--protein ligase family protein, producing the protein MKVIKTWNMPGKLNMALDVILAEICKEPILRFYTWAKPTLSLGKHQKRINLDTEFMREKNIDCVVRPTGGRAVLHWDELTYALVLPIDHPIARSSILESYLKISGCIAKALYELGFKVHIEPVKRLKENSAACFATPSSYEITIDGKKIVGSAQRRNEKSILQHGSIVLRQHTEEYAKCLKVNQQDLENKLAGLLEYREISIEELTETLQKQFEITFGKAETFTPDQKTIELALKREEEFAWLES; encoded by the coding sequence GTGAAAGTTATCAAAACTTGGAACATGCCAGGCAAGTTAAACATGGCTTTAGATGTGATATTAGCAGAAATATGTAAAGAACCCATTCTGAGATTTTACACATGGGCAAAACCTACTCTGTCTTTGGGAAAGCATCAAAAAAGAATCAATCTCGACACAGAGTTTATGAGAGAAAAAAATATAGACTGTGTCGTTCGCCCAACTGGAGGTAGAGCAGTTCTCCACTGGGATGAATTGACTTATGCCTTGGTTCTGCCAATTGATCATCCAATAGCAAGAAGTAGCATTCTTGAAAGTTATCTTAAAATAAGCGGTTGTATTGCAAAAGCCCTTTATGAACTTGGCTTCAAAGTACACATAGAACCAGTCAAAAGATTGAAAGAAAACAGTGCGGCTTGCTTTGCTACACCATCTTCTTATGAGATAACAATAGATGGAAAAAAGATCGTTGGCAGTGCACAAAGGAGAAATGAAAAAAGCATTTTGCAACACGGCTCAATAGTTTTAAGACAGCACACCGAGGAATATGCAAAGTGTTTGAAAGTAAACCAACAAGATCTCGAAAATAAATTGGCCGGACTTTTGGAATATCGTGAAATTTCAATAGAAGAACTCACAGAAACCCTGCAGAAACAATTCGAAATCACTTTTGGGAAAGCCGAAACATTCACCCCAGATCAAAAAACGATAGAGCTTGCCTTGAAAAGAGAGGAAGAATTCGCTTGGCTGGAAAGTTAA
- the rsmI gene encoding 16S rRNA (cytidine(1402)-2'-O)-methyltransferase has product MMDITIRAIRALREADIIVAEDTRRTTKLLKFFHIEGKRLISYGVHNQTKNLPTILNLLNQGKKLCLVTDSGTPAVADPGGLLVDACWKKKIQIDIMPGPSALTSAIALCGFDASKVLFVGFLPRDKKRRRLFREIKGENLLLVFFESALRITKTLNDALEILGDCDIFIARELTKLFQQLYRGKISEAIEIFKETKGELTVAIYIKGGRRIEKRT; this is encoded by the coding sequence ATGATGGATATAACGATAAGGGCAATTCGTGCGCTCAGAGAGGCAGATATAATCGTTGCAGAAGACACCAGAAGAACGACAAAGCTCTTGAAATTTTTTCATATTGAAGGAAAACGACTGATCTCTTATGGAGTACACAATCAGACAAAGAATTTGCCCACGATTTTGAACCTTCTCAATCAAGGTAAAAAACTCTGTCTTGTCACAGACTCTGGCACACCTGCCGTGGCTGATCCTGGTGGTTTACTGGTCGATGCCTGTTGGAAAAAGAAAATACAAATCGACATCATGCCAGGACCCAGTGCCTTAACGAGTGCAATTGCCTTGTGTGGTTTTGATGCTTCAAAGGTGTTGTTTGTCGGATTTTTGCCACGCGATAAGAAAAGAAGAAGGCTATTCAGAGAGATCAAAGGAGAAAATTTACTCCTTGTGTTTTTCGAATCTGCATTGAGAATAACAAAAACATTAAACGACGCACTCGAAATTCTGGGAGATTGTGATATCTTTATTGCAAGGGAATTGACTAAACTTTTCCAACAACTGTACAGAGGAAAAATAAGTGAGGCCATAGAAATTTTCAAAGAGACGAAGGGTGAATTGACAGTGGCAATATACATCAAAGGGGGAAGGAGAATTGAAAAAAGAACTTGA
- a CDS encoding MarR family winged helix-turn-helix transcriptional regulator: protein MKKELEKILRDICFIVKVEGRLVLKNYPITAAQFDLLQRLYFKGPMKMTELSTTLGIAKSTLSGIVQRLENIGYVSRIRGKDKRVFMISVTEVGKSVVRSVIEKRVEFIGRVIDAMGEERSMELLKILQRFKEEIEKCRNS from the coding sequence TTGAAAAAAGAACTTGAAAAGATATTGAGAGATATCTGCTTCATAGTCAAGGTTGAAGGAAGACTTGTACTTAAAAATTATCCCATTACAGCGGCGCAGTTCGATTTACTGCAGAGACTATATTTCAAAGGTCCAATGAAGATGACAGAGCTCAGTACGACCCTCGGTATAGCAAAGAGTACGTTGAGTGGAATCGTTCAGAGACTTGAGAACATAGGTTATGTTTCCAGAATTCGTGGAAAAGATAAACGAGTCTTCATGATTTCAGTCACAGAAGTAGGTAAGAGTGTCGTAAGAAGTGTTATAGAAAAGAGGGTCGAATTCATAGGAAGAGTAATCGATGCAATGGGAGAAGAACGTTCAATGGAACTTCTTAAGATCCTACAAAGATTCAAAGAGGAGATAGAAAAGTGCAGAAATTCATAG
- a CDS encoding PEGA domain-containing protein, producing the protein MQKFIVLLLFASTCFAVNVVTNPPNVEIRYQQTVLAVTDRSGFASFDITLPATVVFSKPGYLPKQIFITDASTTYHVDLIPAASLMIDSQPKDAEVFINGNLCGRTPIEITLPPGEQNLILRKDGYCEIQDKINISPFERKQMNYQLTTIPTVLINSNPVSTVWIDGKEIGKTPIQIDLPSGDYSLTLKADDFFSLNKQIRVSNLQKQIFDFSLISCATVKIHVVPDHAVVEFENQKKLQPAVFPEIPLQEITMKISAQGYETKQITITPKQGMNELRVYLEPDIKILNIEANDDAMVYVDGKAISRGSSKIKVSGDLHWIEAKLGERSWAGLIDLIQTDSVKINFDYATLIMPKFKDVKYIVEGVTFYPLAITYLPAGFHTIEIQSDTATKRTIEFKAGSFNILKPDGGYGYLCVFSDAVTRCYINQEFIGLTPVLFYSVKPGTYLVQVGGKEFQVEVETGQIVYVH; encoded by the coding sequence GTGCAGAAATTCATAGTTTTGCTCCTTTTTGCATCAACTTGTTTTGCGGTGAATGTAGTCACAAATCCACCAAACGTGGAGATACGATATCAACAAACAGTACTCGCAGTGACCGATAGATCTGGCTTTGCTTCTTTTGATATCACATTACCAGCTACAGTAGTTTTCTCAAAGCCAGGTTACTTACCAAAACAGATTTTCATAACAGATGCATCTACCACTTATCATGTGGATCTAATACCTGCTGCGAGTCTAATGATCGATTCTCAGCCAAAAGACGCTGAAGTCTTTATAAATGGAAATCTATGTGGAAGAACACCTATTGAAATAACTCTGCCACCTGGCGAACAGAATTTGATTCTTCGAAAAGATGGTTATTGTGAAATACAAGATAAGATAAACATCTCACCATTTGAAAGAAAGCAGATGAATTATCAACTCACTACAATCCCAACGGTTTTGATAAATTCTAATCCAGTTTCAACTGTCTGGATCGATGGAAAAGAGATCGGTAAGACTCCGATACAGATAGATCTTCCATCTGGAGATTATTCACTGACTCTCAAGGCAGATGATTTTTTCAGCCTCAATAAACAGATTCGAGTAAGTAATTTGCAGAAACAAATCTTTGATTTCTCACTCATTTCTTGCGCCACTGTGAAAATTCACGTGGTTCCAGATCATGCGGTTGTCGAGTTTGAAAATCAAAAGAAGCTTCAACCTGCTGTTTTTCCAGAAATTCCCTTGCAAGAAATCACCATGAAAATAAGTGCACAGGGTTACGAGACAAAGCAGATTACAATTACACCAAAGCAAGGTATGAACGAGCTGAGAGTTTATCTGGAACCCGACATAAAGATCTTGAATATCGAGGCCAACGACGATGCCATGGTGTATGTCGATGGCAAGGCTATTTCAAGAGGATCTTCGAAGATAAAGGTCTCTGGAGATCTTCACTGGATCGAAGCAAAACTCGGCGAAAGATCATGGGCGGGTTTGATAGATCTCATACAAACAGATTCCGTGAAGATCAACTTTGATTATGCAACTTTGATAATGCCAAAATTCAAAGATGTCAAATATATAGTTGAAGGTGTGACATTTTACCCACTCGCGATAACTTATCTACCTGCAGGCTTTCACACAATTGAGATACAATCTGATACCGCGACTAAAAGAACAATCGAATTCAAAGCTGGTTCATTTAATATATTGAAACCAGACGGTGGATATGGTTATTTGTGTGTTTTCAGCGATGCAGTCACAAGGTGTTACATAAACCAAGAGTTTATCGGACTGACTCCTGTGTTATTCTATTCAGTGAAACCTGGCACTTATCTTGTACAAGTAGGAGGCAAGGAATTTCAGGTTGAAGTTGAGACTGGACAAATTGTTTATGTTCATTAG
- a CDS encoding S-layer homology domain-containing protein, translating to MRKTLFCFFLSLVVFSFCAEVKIKDVSPVLDIYEPVSFMIENKIMELDENGNFRGGLLTTRFDIAQYLYNILKNFQLQDFPKKLSTLEKNQQELSTKVLGIEAAYKTYEQRMKDFENALSQVQSQSDKLAQQIYAQLRKEFDEALKNQQLQLSRYEPLFSRVDALEQLTSSLQKQLASSDKSIELLNNKVSTIETNQSNISKDLSSMKNSIDTITSKTNENTQAIQKLRDDMNTQLYAQGKLFDQKLLDLSTRLDVLSKGLQNDLSMQKKMLSDYEQNLMIVKNQVEELQRNMKILETLASKDQLIAMQNSVANLSQKVEDNESNLARLEQKVEGMQTDALQKRIAELETKQKNLEGNLLTAYLIGGVGVVVGVLAIIFTMGQF from the coding sequence ATGCGAAAAACCCTCTTTTGTTTCTTTTTGAGTCTTGTGGTCTTCTCATTCTGTGCAGAGGTAAAGATTAAGGATGTTTCACCCGTCCTTGACATCTATGAACCTGTCTCGTTCATGATCGAAAACAAGATCATGGAACTGGATGAAAATGGTAATTTCAGAGGAGGTTTGTTAACCACAAGATTTGATATCGCACAGTATTTATACAACATCTTGAAAAACTTCCAACTACAAGATTTCCCAAAAAAACTGAGTACTCTTGAAAAGAACCAGCAAGAACTGTCTACAAAGGTCCTTGGAATTGAAGCTGCATATAAGACATATGAACAGAGAATGAAAGATTTTGAAAATGCCCTATCACAGGTCCAAAGCCAATCCGACAAACTGGCTCAGCAAATCTATGCCCAACTGCGCAAAGAATTCGACGAAGCTCTTAAAAACCAGCAACTACAGCTTTCAAGATATGAACCACTCTTCTCGAGAGTCGATGCCCTTGAACAACTGACTTCATCTCTCCAAAAACAACTTGCAAGTTCTGATAAAAGTATAGAGCTCCTGAACAACAAAGTCTCTACAATCGAAACAAATCAATCGAACATTTCGAAAGATCTTTCTTCTATGAAAAACAGCATCGATACTATCACTTCAAAAACAAATGAAAACACACAAGCCATTCAGAAACTCAGAGATGACATGAACACCCAGCTTTATGCACAGGGAAAATTGTTCGACCAAAAATTACTCGATTTATCTACAAGATTGGATGTCTTGAGTAAGGGACTTCAAAATGATCTGTCTATGCAGAAAAAAATGCTGTCAGATTATGAGCAAAATCTGATGATCGTTAAGAACCAGGTTGAAGAACTTCAACGAAACATGAAAATCCTTGAAACGCTCGCAAGCAAAGATCAGTTAATTGCCATGCAAAATTCAGTTGCAAACCTTTCGCAAAAAGTTGAGGACAATGAATCAAATCTTGCAAGATTAGAACAGAAAGTCGAAGGAATGCAAACCGACGCTCTCCAAAAGAGAATAGCCGAGCTCGAAACCAAGCAGAAAAACCTCGAAGGAAATCTCTTAACGGCCTATCTCATTGGTGGGGTTGGTGTGGTCGTTGGTGTACTTGCCATTATCTTTACCATGGGACAGTTCTGA
- a CDS encoding LptA/OstA family protein — translation MKKIIVLFICFLAVFYFAKTVHIVADYVKPEKEQAFYEGNVKVEIEEDKIKVYCESMKVSKYQNEWRLVDAKKSEVFFEDGVATSTALKYDIKLKTGTMTDNVKAEVIDKESTDTILINCDSMDIDLDKDIFKGSSQDVVKIYKGKIEATAKRFSYDRKSGKIELEGNVILLDHDKNIKMWADRVQITTVDDKMVATNAKVELIVEE, via the coding sequence GTGAAAAAAATCATTGTTCTGTTTATCTGCTTTCTTGCGGTATTCTATTTTGCGAAAACCGTTCACATAGTTGCCGACTATGTTAAACCAGAGAAAGAACAAGCCTTTTACGAAGGAAATGTGAAAGTTGAGATTGAAGAAGACAAGATAAAGGTTTATTGTGAATCTATGAAAGTATCTAAATACCAAAACGAATGGAGATTGGTTGATGCCAAAAAATCAGAGGTGTTCTTCGAGGATGGAGTTGCCACTTCAACGGCATTGAAATATGACATAAAGCTCAAAACAGGTACAATGACAGACAATGTAAAAGCTGAAGTAATCGATAAGGAAAGTACTGATACAATACTAATAAACTGTGACAGTATGGATATCGATCTTGATAAAGATATCTTCAAAGGTAGTTCACAGGATGTAGTCAAGATATACAAAGGTAAAATCGAGGCAACGGCAAAGAGGTTTTCCTATGACAGAAAAAGCGGAAAGATAGAACTTGAAGGAAATGTTATTCTATTAGATCACGATAAAAATATAAAAATGTGGGCTGATCGTGTTCAAATTACAACGGTTGATGATAAAATGGTTGCAACCAATGCTAAGGTGGAATTGATTGTGGAGGAGTGA
- the serS gene encoding serine--tRNA ligase — protein MIDIKLIREKPDFVKQALLNRNYDTKIIDDILSLDAKFRNLTNQVNQLRSQRNTISKQVAQKKASGQTDEVELLMNEGKKIGEQIDSIESQLKEIEQQINRLILFVPNIPDSSVPVGKDETFNPQIRKWGEPRKFDFPAQAHWDLGPALGFMDFDRAAKLSGSRFTVMYNAFAKLERALINFMLDLHTKEHGYTEVWVPHLVKRSTMTTTGQLPKFEEEAYRIEADDLFLIPTAEVPLVALRSDEILEEKDLPLLYTAYTPCYRREAGSYGKDVRGMIRQHQFDKVELVWITTPERSFDDLEKLVSHAEEVLKRLELPYRVIQLCTGDLGFGAAKTYDLEVWLPSYNAYKEISSCSNDTDFQARRGNMRYRRRDGKLAFVHTLNGSGVAIGRTLVAIVENYQRPDGRIDVPKALQPYLGCEVLG, from the coding sequence GTGATAGACATCAAATTGATTCGTGAGAAACCAGATTTTGTTAAACAGGCACTCTTAAACAGAAATTATGATACTAAGATCATCGATGATATTCTTTCATTAGATGCAAAGTTTCGTAATCTGACAAACCAGGTTAATCAATTACGTTCGCAGAGAAATACGATCTCAAAGCAGGTGGCGCAGAAAAAAGCATCTGGTCAGACAGATGAAGTGGAATTGTTGATGAACGAAGGCAAAAAAATTGGCGAGCAAATCGATTCGATCGAATCTCAGCTTAAAGAGATAGAGCAGCAGATAAACAGATTGATCCTTTTTGTTCCTAACATTCCTGATTCATCTGTTCCCGTTGGAAAAGATGAAACCTTCAATCCTCAGATACGCAAATGGGGAGAACCAAGAAAATTTGACTTCCCGGCTCAAGCTCACTGGGATCTTGGACCGGCTTTGGGTTTCATGGATTTCGATCGGGCTGCAAAGTTGAGTGGCTCAAGATTCACAGTGATGTACAATGCATTTGCAAAACTCGAGAGGGCGTTGATAAACTTCATGCTCGATCTACACACAAAAGAACACGGTTATACAGAAGTCTGGGTACCACATCTTGTTAAGAGAAGCACTATGACAACCACCGGGCAACTTCCAAAGTTCGAAGAAGAGGCATACAGAATCGAAGCAGATGATCTTTTCTTGATACCGACCGCCGAGGTGCCATTGGTTGCACTGAGATCCGACGAAATTCTCGAAGAAAAAGATCTACCTTTGTTGTACACAGCTTATACACCATGCTATAGAAGAGAAGCTGGAAGTTATGGTAAAGACGTCCGTGGAATGATTCGACAACATCAATTTGATAAAGTCGAATTGGTTTGGATAACCACTCCAGAACGTTCCTTTGATGATCTTGAGAAACTCGTTTCTCATGCCGAAGAAGTTCTCAAAAGGCTCGAGTTACCATACAGAGTGATCCAACTGTGTACAGGAGATCTCGGCTTTGGAGCTGCAAAGACTTACGATCTTGAAGTATGGCTTCCTTCCTACAATGCCTATAAAGAGATATCTTCCTGCAGTAATGATACTGATTTTCAAGCAAGAAGAGGAAATATGAGATACAGGAGAAGGGATGGTAAACTTGCCTTCGTGCATACACTCAATGGCTCTGGTGTTGCGATAGGCAGAACTCTTGTAGCGATTGTAGAGAATTATCAAAGACCAGATGGAAGAATAGATGTCCCCAAAGCGCTCCAACCATATCTTGGTTGCGAGGTGCTCGGATAG
- a CDS encoding 16S rRNA (uracil(1498)-N(3))-methyltransferase — protein sequence MPHLFFGKPKGRFIDLDEHETQHLKVVRFKIGRSLLITDGNGYLYECELVQIGKDRSTASIKESKKVEEKNNDVIVCVASQNWDRLRLLVEKAVELGVGKIVVYKSHRSKSYSYKEEKIKLIIRDSAKQCFRCLFPDLEIEEDFSFLKDQVRTIVLHQSGRLATIEDFRGKVRIVVGPEGDFEKGELDLLKQSAEFLSLGKKILRFETAAILAVGMASFLNGKI from the coding sequence TTGCCTCATTTGTTCTTTGGAAAACCTAAGGGACGGTTCATCGATCTGGATGAACATGAGACACAACATCTGAAAGTGGTGAGATTCAAAATTGGACGATCATTGCTCATAACGGATGGCAATGGTTATCTGTATGAATGTGAATTAGTTCAAATTGGCAAAGATAGATCTACGGCATCGATCAAAGAGTCTAAGAAAGTAGAGGAAAAAAATAACGATGTAATTGTTTGTGTTGCATCTCAAAACTGGGATAGACTTCGTCTCTTGGTTGAAAAAGCAGTTGAGCTTGGTGTAGGTAAAATAGTAGTTTACAAATCCCATCGAAGCAAATCCTACTCGTACAAGGAAGAAAAAATAAAATTGATTATTAGAGACTCAGCAAAACAATGTTTCAGATGTCTTTTTCCAGATCTCGAGATTGAAGAAGATTTCAGCTTTCTCAAAGACCAAGTTAGAACGATCGTACTTCACCAATCTGGCAGGCTTGCAACGATTGAAGATTTCAGAGGAAAAGTGAGGATAGTAGTCGGACCAGAGGGAGATTTTGAAAAAGGTGAACTTGATTTACTCAAACAAAGCGCAGAATTTTTGAGCTTGGGCAAAAAAATACTGAGATTTGAGACGGCAGCAATCTTGGCTGTTGGGATGGCAAGCTTTTTGAATGGGAAGATATGA
- a CDS encoding MFS transporter, giving the protein MNGNNLSLVLASFFRNMTVLNYDMLLQFRMRELSSSLFSIGLLSTITSAIGSLSSPFWGALSDELKSRKRTLLLPLMVAFLILPFYSFSIKPFHFFLVGILFTFFSSVFEPICTAIMIESSRFRMNIAVSILNAANSFGMGLGRIIISPLLNAVSVVWTMNIMYFLSLFVVFFSFFAPDVEHKRYEIIRTNLQRIFSAITSKRILKKNNLWAMYLGSFLRQLGVGGTFALIGVYLTETVGLSKAQSVLFASANPFLQVPSHIFFGWLAEKVSSKNIAVIGMFLSGLGTMLFAVSGNYIMVLLAYAISGLGFGAFINGATNFVSQNVPENRRAEFLGLLTSARSFGSLFGPLIAGLLSEISFVLMFAVMATIMFFGSLLTMVFCQR; this is encoded by the coding sequence TTGAATGGGAATAATCTGAGTCTTGTTCTTGCTTCTTTTTTCAGAAATATGACCGTGCTCAACTATGATATGTTGCTCCAGTTTAGAATGAGAGAGCTCTCATCTTCCCTTTTCTCAATAGGTCTACTTTCAACAATCACAAGCGCCATTGGCAGTTTGTCCTCACCATTCTGGGGAGCACTTAGCGATGAATTGAAAAGTAGGAAAAGAACGCTTTTACTGCCATTGATGGTTGCTTTTTTGATCTTACCATTTTATTCTTTTTCTATAAAACCTTTTCATTTTTTTCTGGTTGGCATTCTCTTCACCTTTTTCTCTTCTGTTTTCGAACCCATTTGCACAGCTATCATGATAGAATCATCCCGTTTCAGAATGAATATAGCGGTTTCTATACTAAATGCCGCGAATTCATTTGGAATGGGTTTGGGTAGAATAATCATTTCTCCTCTGTTGAATGCTGTTAGTGTTGTTTGGACGATGAATATCATGTATTTTCTATCTCTATTCGTAGTTTTTTTCTCTTTTTTTGCACCTGATGTTGAACACAAACGTTATGAGATCATCAGAACAAATCTTCAGAGGATTTTTTCAGCTATAACTTCAAAGAGAATCCTTAAGAAGAACAATCTTTGGGCAATGTATCTTGGTTCTTTTCTAAGGCAACTCGGCGTTGGTGGTACTTTTGCTCTGATAGGAGTGTACTTAACTGAAACAGTAGGATTGAGCAAAGCTCAAAGTGTTTTGTTTGCCTCAGCAAATCCATTCTTGCAGGTACCATCTCACATATTTTTCGGTTGGCTTGCTGAAAAGGTTTCTTCCAAAAATATAGCTGTTATCGGAATGTTTCTCTCTGGGCTTGGTACCATGTTGTTTGCAGTTTCTGGAAATTACATAATGGTCTTACTGGCTTATGCCATTTCTGGTTTAGGTTTTGGTGCCTTTATAAACGGTGCAACCAATTTTGTTTCTCAAAATGTTCCAGAAAACAGACGGGCGGAGTTTCTTGGATTGCTCACCTCCGCCCGCTCTTTTGGAAGTCTATTTGGTCCATTGATTGCCGGTTTACTCTCCGAAATATCCTTTGTCTTGATGTTTGCTGTTATGGCAACGATAATGTTTTTTGGGTCTTTACTCACTATGGTTTTCTGTCAACGCTGA